GGTATAGCTGGAGCAGTGGATAAGTTCAGTTTTCCGGTTACCCGTTTGTCCGTTTCCAGTTGCACCCTCTGCATATTATCTCGCTTCTAACCCCTGACCTCTGACCTCTGACCTCTGACCTCTGACAAATAAGAGTCGCGCCAAGCTACGCGAAGTGAAAAGCAATTCTTGGCGTACCTTGGCGTCACTTCGCGGGCCAGGTCTTCTATTCGAAACCCTTGCGCCCCGTCCTCACGAAAAAGGCTGGGATTTTCAGCTACTCGGATTCTACTTATCCTTGAAGAGTTTCAGGAAAAACTCTCCGCCGGTTTTGCGTGCCATCATCTCAAGCGGCTCCTGATTGTTCCCTTTCCCCAAGTTACCCTTGAAATCGTGGAGCATGAGCTTGGTATCTTTTCTGCGCATATAGCGTGCCACGTCGTCGGCCAAATCAGCATCGATACTGTCATCAAAATCGGCGAACCAGTAGATCAGGTCCGCCCCATTATCGACGAGGAATTTCATGGCGACATCACAGCCGGAGAGACCATTGGGGCCACGGATTTCGGAGAAGACGACAAAACCCTTGTTCCGACGGCGCGTACGGTCCCATATTTCCTTGAAATCCTCCCGCTTCAGCAAACGATCCACGAATGGCTTGGTGGCATAACGTCCGCCCGTATAATCCTCCGCGGTCTTCTCGTAGTCCTTGATCGGCACAAGCTCGTTTTTTCGACTGTCGATAGCGCAACCGGGCGCAAAAACAATAATGGCATCGGGGAAGGCAGACTGAATTTCATCGATGACAGCGCTGAGCACGTTGTGCGTCGAAAAGGAGACATCTAGAATCACGCCCAGGGTTTCCGCCTGCACGGTTTTGCCGAATAGATTGGCGGAGATTGCCATTTCACGTACCCCGGCAAGCCCGTCACCGAAGCCACCGCCACCACGTCCGTAAACCGAGCTGCTGTCGACATTCACGTCGATATCCAGACTGGGAATGCTCAGTTCCGAAGGATTATTCACCACGATCGCAGGAGGCCGGGGAGGTGGCACTGATTGATTTCGCTGCTGGATATTGACCTGGTATTCCGGCTCTTTTTGCTGCGGTGGCGCGATTTCCGCCGCCTCGAATACAGTCTCTTCACGCAGCACATCGGAAACGAACTTGATCGTGCCGAAAATGAGTACGGCCACGACATGGAGTACGAGGCTGACAACCAGGACTGTCGCCATGGCGCTGCGGGATTTCCTTCCGAAAAACTGCTTCATAGAAGAACGACGTGTAAATCGTGGTAAATATTAGAGAAAAGAATCACTTTATCAACGAGACAGACTCAAATGATATCTGTTTAGGGGATAAGAGATATCAAGAAACTCTCCTATCCGTGTCGTGTAAAGCGTAATAGGCTATTGTACAGCTTCAGCACTGCCAGCCAGCCTGCATGCTTTACGGTTTTTTAACCAAGAAACAGGCCGGTGAGCCGTAGGCGGTAGCATAAGATAATTGAATTATGGCAAGAGGCAAAAACTGAAAACCGGGAAACTGAATCTCATCCCCCGAGGACCGAATTCAGGAGATCCAAGCCGGTTTCCACATCCCGGAGGATCTTTTCTTCTTTGGATGGCTTCGGTTTCAGGTTCTGCTCGCTCGGGGCCTCGCCGTCTTCCGTCCCCGGCTCGGCCGGGGTCTCGCCTTCAGCAGCGGGCTCGTCTTTTTGCTTCGCAGGCTGAGTCAAAGCGCGGTTGGCCGCTTGTTTGAGCATTCGTTCCAGGGCGGAAGTGTCCGGATCGCTCAATGTGCCCTTGATCTGGATGGTGCTGGCCCAGCGCCGGAAGCCGTCCTCGGCGGTATTCGGCCCCAGTAATTCGAGGGTTTCCAAATATTCGATGAGTTGCCCCTTCGCTCCCAGGTTAAGTGTCAGGTCAAGCGGTTGGCTCATCGCTTCCTTCAGGCTGCTTGCGGCGATACTCCCGGCCCCGTCGATCAGGAGGTTCTCCCCGACAAAACTGAGTTGTGGAATCTTGATCTGCTTATCGGCACCCCGGGTGAGCTTGAGCGTAAAGTCACTGAAAGGCATATTCTCAAAGTATGGCACCGCCCTTGCCAGAGCGGTAATGCCCGGTCGGTTCAAGCTCTGCCCCAGCAGGCCGGCACCGATCAGCCCGAGATTGCTCCGGGTATCGAGCTTAAATGCGGTCAGCAGACCTTCCCGACCGTTCACGGCCAATTCGCCTTCGATCGCATCGATCGCCTGATCAAGCGTCGCCCCCTGTCCGGAGAATTTGGCTCGGCCGTCGAATGTCCCCCGCACCGGAAAATCTTTGGACGGTTTCTTGGAGAAGGTTGCCGGATCCACGTTGTCAAACATGAGGTCCGTCTTGATCGCGTAGGCCATCCGTTGACGTTGCGAATAGCGCGCCTCGCTGCTGCCGGAGAGCCGCCCGCCCTCAAACCCGCCCTCCAGGTTCTTCAAGCTGAGCAGGGGCTCGGTCACGACGACTTCAGCCTGCAAGTCGGTGATCACCTCTCCGGAAAGCAGGAGCAGTTCCGCAATGGACACTTTAACCTCGCCATCGTAACCCGCCCACGGGGGGCCCGCCACCTGCGCGGTATCCGGCACTTGTGGGCGCCCCGAAGTTGTTTGCGTCGTCGAGGGCGTCGGTGGCCTCACCCCTTCCGGCATTGCGTTCGTCGCCGCCCGCTCCTCAGGCTGAAAAGCGGCACTGAGAAATTCGATATCCCGCTGGCTCACTCTCGAAGCGGTGAGATCGGCTTGAAATTCCAACGGGCTCACCTTGGGGCGGACCTGCCCGGCGAACTGAAGGTTGGAGCTGGGTCGATTGTCCGAGCCGGCTTCGAGATTCGCCCCGAGCGCCAACACGCCCGGCTTCGGTTCGTTCAGCTGCAGGGCGAAACGGTAGTCCTGCCTCTGTCCGGGATAAGCCCGCGGAGAAATCGCATCGATGCGTCCCTGCGCCTGCAGGGGATAGTCATTCGCCGGATCGAGATTGAGGTCCACCTTGGCCCGCCCACTGAGGATCGAGGTGTATCCGGCCAGAGCCGGCTGCTGGGTAATCTGCTGCAGCCCGAAGTCGAGTTTGGTCCGTGTCTGCAGTCCCGCGGGCAGGAAACCTTCGCTTGTCGCGCTGGCTCCGTAGCGACCGGAGCTTTGCCCCGTGAGAATGGCACCATACTGGTCCGACACCTGAAAGTCATTCAACTCCCAGGCGATGGACCGGTCGGACTCAACACGAATGACCGGTTGGGCAAGAATCGTCACCTGATTCAGCATAGGCGCACCATCCTGAAAGACGGAAAGCGGCCCAAGGCGCAGCGGGGCGACCGGACTCAGTTGCAGCACACCGCCGGGCAGACCGGTTAAATTGAGTTGGGCCGAAAGATCGTTGCCGGACACCGAAAGCCCTTCCGGCATCCATGGCCGGAGCCAGGCAAGCGGAAGATTCGTGATGCGCACGTCCATCAAATTCCCGCTCAGGTCCTGCTTCCCTCCGAGCGTGAAATGTTTGTTCAGCTTTACGGACACCACCTCGGCGTCCGATGCGGACAGCAGCAAATCCGTGCCCTGTAAAGTCAGTTCCTCGCCCCCGGCCTCCGCGGTTAGGCTACCCTGCACATTGACTGCGCCGACGCCGGCCATTTCCGGGAGGAAAATTTCCGGGCGCGGCAGGTCGGCATTAAATGCCACCGCCAGTGTCGCGCGCTCCTCAAAGCCCTGCACCGCCAGGTCCAGCTCCTGACTGACGCTGAGCAGGTTCTTGCCCGATTGATCACTGGCATTCGTCAGCGACTCCACCCGCACCTGCTCGAAACCACCGTCGCGATTTTGTTTCAAAAAGACCCGCGCGTTGGCATCAAACTCCTTCAGCCCGGCGTGCAGCGCCTCCCGTGAACTCAACTTAAGTGAGGCCTCGATCGTAGTCTCCTCGCCCGGTCGAATCGGCCCGGCGTTCAAATCGATCGCGTAGCGGCTACCGGCACCGTCCCGCAGCTCCCCTTGCAGTCGAATCGAGTCGATATCCAGCAGCCAGTCGATTTGACCGATCGCATAGAGGGCATCAACCGGCGAACCCGAGGCTTTGGGAGCCGGAGCCTCGCCTTTCGCAGGCCGGGGCACATCGCTTGCCTGGCCGGATGTGCTGGTACCGGTGCTCGGCGGCGCTATCGAGGGCTCCGCCGGGGTTTCACTTTGAATCAACGCCCCGGGAACCTCCACCACCAAGCCGTCCACATTGAGCGCACCGATTTTGACCGTATGATTAAAGAGCGCATCCAATGGTTTAAAATCCGTATCCAGCGTCGCCAGACGCACCACCGTGCCGTCGGGCATGGCCAGTTTCAGCTCGGACAATTCCAGCGAACTCGTGGAGATCCGCACCGTGCGAACCGAACTCCCCTCCGGCAACTGGCCCTCGATAATTTTTTTCTGCACCCCGGGACGAGTTAAGACGAAAAGTCCCGCACCGACGAAAAGCACCACCAGGACGAAAAAGAACAAAAAGATTTTGAGGAATGTTTTCATAAAGTTGGTTTCAGATTATCGGAAAAAGCCCCGGACGCAAGGTTCCTTGGGAAGGCTGATGAGGTGGGCGATTTTGGATTTTTCATTGCCGATTAGATTTCGTTTAGACGACTTATAGCGAATTCAGAAAGGTCGGTCCCGGCAGGTTCACCTGTAGCTGATGGCACGATACATGTCACGCCGTCTTGTCCGGCGCACCCGGTGAAGACGGAAGCCTCGTTGAGCGTAGGCGGAGCTCGCATCGATCGACCTTGCTCTCGCAACGTCGCTACGAGGACAAAGTTTTTTGGTTCTTCGTTCCTGGTTCCTGCGTGACGATTTGTCAGTTTTCTTAATCGTAACCCTACTCTTAATCGTAATCCGCAAAATATCCGAGCCACGGATAGAAATGTCTGCCGCGGCAATGCGTTAGAATCCCATCCGATCGGAAAAGTGGACAAGAATGTCCACGCTCCGTTTGAGCACTGAAGCGCTGTTCTTTGTTCTACGTTTCTCGTTCCTGGTTAGGCGTGTCATCAAATAGGAATTCCAAATCGGTATCGGTATCGATACTCCGATCCTGTTGCGTGTTCGCTTGACGGGCACCTGTTGGAAAATTGGAAGCGGGAGTGTGGAGATTAAGGTAGCCTTTTTCGAGTCACCTCGGATCGACGACAGCCGTTCCAGTTAAAAGCAAATCAAAGATCAAAAATCTGAAATCGAAAATCGTTAACCCATATCCAATATCCTGATCCCTCCCAAACAGTAAGCGGTCGCAGCTACGCTGGCCCAAGGAAATCATTTTGCCTTCTCTTTTTTTTTGAAATGAGACGCCCCTCGATACGCATCGACCCCGTTTTCACAAACGAGGCTACGAGGGCTTGCCCGCCCACAAAAAAGCCGCCCCGGGTTGGGACGGCTTTCATGAAATACTTGTTGGCGTCGCTTAGCGGCCTGCTTCGACGAGGCGCTTTTCCTTCACCTGGTTCGCAGCCTTACCGATACGGTCGCGCATGTAGTACATGCGGGCGCGCATGGTGACCGACTCACGGTCGATTTCGACTTTTTCGATCGTCGGGCTGTGCACGGGGAAAACCTTTTCCACCCCGACGCCGGATGCGATGCGACGGACCGTGAATGTCTCTTTCACGCCACCACCCTTGCGGCAAATAACGATGCCGGAAAAAATCTGGATACGTGTCTTATCCCCTTCCTTCACCTTCAGGTGAACACGAACACCGTCACCGACTTTAAAGTCTGTGCGGTCATCGATAAGTTGATCTTGTGTGATTTCGTCTAGGATGGCTTGGCTCATAGCTGGAGTTTCCGTTAAATTTTAACTGTCTTGGTCTTTTTGGTCTAAAAGGTCGGGGCGTAAACGCCTGGTTTTGTCGAGTTGTTGGTCGCGGCGCCATTTCTCAATAGCGGCGTGATTGCCTG
This DNA window, taken from Coraliomargarita sinensis, encodes the following:
- a CDS encoding AsmA family protein, translated to MKTFLKIFLFFFVLVVLFVGAGLFVLTRPGVQKKIIEGQLPEGSSVRTVRISTSSLELSELKLAMPDGTVVRLATLDTDFKPLDALFNHTVKIGALNVDGLVVEVPGALIQSETPAEPSIAPPSTGTSTSGQASDVPRPAKGEAPAPKASGSPVDALYAIGQIDWLLDIDSIRLQGELRDGAGSRYAIDLNAGPIRPGEETTIEASLKLSSREALHAGLKEFDANARVFLKQNRDGGFEQVRVESLTNASDQSGKNLLSVSQELDLAVQGFEERATLAVAFNADLPRPEIFLPEMAGVGAVNVQGSLTAEAGGEELTLQGTDLLLSASDAEVVSVKLNKHFTLGGKQDLSGNLMDVRITNLPLAWLRPWMPEGLSVSGNDLSAQLNLTGLPGGVLQLSPVAPLRLGPLSVFQDGAPMLNQVTILAQPVIRVESDRSIAWELNDFQVSDQYGAILTGQSSGRYGASATSEGFLPAGLQTRTKLDFGLQQITQQPALAGYTSILSGRAKVDLNLDPANDYPLQAQGRIDAISPRAYPGQRQDYRFALQLNEPKPGVLALGANLEAGSDNRPSSNLQFAGQVRPKVSPLEFQADLTASRVSQRDIEFLSAAFQPEERAATNAMPEGVRPPTPSTTQTTSGRPQVPDTAQVAGPPWAGYDGEVKVSIAELLLLSGEVITDLQAEVVVTEPLLSLKNLEGGFEGGRLSGSSEARYSQRQRMAYAIKTDLMFDNVDPATFSKKPSKDFPVRGTFDGRAKFSGQGATLDQAIDAIEGELAVNGREGLLTAFKLDTRSNLGLIGAGLLGQSLNRPGITALARAVPYFENMPFSDFTLKLTRGADKQIKIPQLSFVGENLLIDGAGSIAASSLKEAMSQPLDLTLNLGAKGQLIEYLETLELLGPNTAEDGFRRWASTIQIKGTLSDPDTSALERMLKQAANRALTQPAKQKDEPAAEGETPAEPGTEDGEAPSEQNLKPKPSKEEKILRDVETGLDLLNSVLGG
- the rplS gene encoding 50S ribosomal protein L19, with product MSQAILDEITQDQLIDDRTDFKVGDGVRVHLKVKEGDKTRIQIFSGIVICRKGGGVKETFTVRRIASGVGVEKVFPVHSPTIEKVEIDRESVTMRARMYYMRDRIGKAANQVKEKRLVEAGR